From a region of the Alnus glutinosa chromosome 1, dhAlnGlut1.1, whole genome shotgun sequence genome:
- the LOC133871557 gene encoding phloretin 4'-O-glucosyltransferase-like has product MARPHFLLVTFPAQGHINPGLQFAKRLIRCGAHVTFVTTVAARRRMSKIPAPGNLAFTTFSDGYDDGFKPGDDVGHYMSELKRCGSQALTELVVSTANEGRPFTGLVYTILLPWAADVASGLHLPSALLWIQPATVLDIYYYYFNGYGDVIRNSSNDSSCSVELPGLPLFTSHDLPSFLLASNTYTFMLPTFQEQLEALEKESKPRILVNTFDALEPKALKAIEKFNLIGIGPLIPSAFLDGKDPSDTCFGGDLFQTSKDHYIEWLNSKPKSSVIYVSFGSLLVLAKQQMEEIARGLLDCGRPFLWVIRAKENEEEEKEEDKLSCREELEEKGMIVPWCSQVEVLSHSSLGCFVTHCGWNSTLESLVSGVPVVAFPQWTDQGTNAKLIQDVWKTGERVTANEDGIVESDEIKRCLELVIGGGEEGEEMRRNAKKWRDLAREATKEGGSSYENLKSFVDEIGEDC; this is encoded by the coding sequence ATGGCCCGCCCCCACTTCCTCCTCGTAACATTTCCTGCCCAAGGCCATATCAATCCTGGCCTCCAATTCGCCAAGCGCCTCATTCGCTGTGGAGCGCATGTCACCTTCGTCACCACTGTCGCCGCCCGCCGACGCATGAGCAAAATCCCCGCTCCTGGCAACTTGGCCTTCACCACCTTCTCCGATGGCTACGACGACGGGTTTAAACCCGGTGACGATGTCGGCCACTACATGTCCGAGCTCAAGCGTTGTGGCTCCCAAGCTCTCACTGAACTTGTCGTATCCACTGCAAACGAGGGTCGCCCATTTACGGGCCTAGTCTACACGATCCTCCTCCCTTGGGCTGCGGACGTGGCGAGTGGACTTCACCTCCCGTCAGCACTTCTTTGGATTCAACCTGCCACTGTTTTGGACATATACTACTACTACTTCAATGGTTATGGAGATGTCATCAGGAACAGCAGCAATGACTCCTCATGTTCAGTAGAATTACCGGGACTGCCATTGTTCACCAGCCATGACCTGCCCTCCTTTTTGCTTGCTTCAAATACGTATACTTTTATGCTCCCAACATTTCAAGAGCAACTTGAAGCTCTTGAAAAAGAAAGCAAGCCGAGAATACTGGTAAATACCTTTGATGCACTGGAGCCCAAGGCCTTAAAAGCAATCGAAAAGTTCAATTTGATTGGGATTGGGCCACTAATTCCATCTGCTTTTCTGGATGGAAAAGATCCATCGGATACTTGTTTTGGAGGAGATCTTTTCCAAACCTCCAAGGATCACTACATCGAATGGCTCAACTCTAAGCCCAAATCATCCGTTATTTACGTGTCGTTCGGGAGCTTGTTGGTGTTAGCCAAGCAACAAATGGAGGAGATTGCACGCGGATTGTTGGATTGTGGGCGCCCCTTCTTGTGGGTCATAAGAGCtaaggaaaatgaagaagaagagaaggaagaggATAAATTGAGTTGTAGAGAGGAATTAGAAGAAAAGGGAATGATAGTGCCATGGTGCTCTCAGGTGGAGGTTTTGTCGCACTCCTCATTGGGATGCTTTGTGACACATTGTGGGTGGAATTCAACTTTGGAGAGTTTGGTTTCTGGGGTGCCGGTAGTGGCGTTTCCCCAGTGGACGGATCAAGGGACAAACGCAAAGCTGATCCAGGACGTATGGAAGACGGGAGAGCGGGTGACTGCAAATGAGGATGGGATTGTTGAAAGTGATGAGATCAAGAGGTGCTTGGAATTGGTTATTGGAGGTGGAGAGGAAGGGGAAGAAATGAGAAGGAATGCTAAGAAATGGAGGGATTTAGCTAGGGAGGCCACCAAGGAAGGTGGCTCTTCGTATGAGAATCTTAAATCCTTTGTCGATGAAATTGGAGAAGATTGTTAG